A single Corynebacterium stationis DNA region contains:
- a CDS encoding FadD32-like long-chain-fatty-acid--AMP ligase, translated as MDLHAAMQQFYNDKGEITLAPQLSLAGLAELLYQGDLHTGGGDRKVLRYWDYSNSREGELVVFTRQEVNTRIKAVAARLQQVGKLNDRVAILAGNSPEYLFGFIGALYAGMVPVPLYDPNEPGHADHLTAVFADCQPKFVLTNSESAQAVRTHFSALPSRERPRILSVDSLPDSLAESYVTPQSTLEGQQLLAMSTVMPIDQAAFLQYTSGSTRTPAGVELTNRSILTNVLQIYAAAKLKMPLRLVTWLPLHHDMGIILSLFVVIMGLPFEMMRPRDFIQQPKRWIDQLKRKDIDEKLAATYAVVPNFALELATRYGKPTEGEELDLSNIDGIIIGSEPVTETAVENFYEVFKDFGLDRKVLRPSYGLAEASLLVSTPQNDERPVFNHFNREALANGEAKPQEKSDDTVPFASNGQVVTGQYLTIVDPETRAEVEDGVVGELWAHGENMAVGYLGREEETKATFRNTLGERLASGSRVEGAPDDDKWMATGDLGTILDGELYITGRLKDLIVIAGRNHYPQDIEGTIQEATDHVRPDSIAAFSVEGENTEQLIVLVERADSADESGDAAATEAIRTAVSKNHGIVPDAIEWKAPHEINRTSSGKIARRVAKKHYMG; from the coding sequence ATGGATTTGCATGCCGCAATGCAGCAGTTCTACAACGATAAGGGAGAAATCACCTTAGCCCCGCAGCTTTCTTTAGCGGGCTTGGCAGAGTTGCTGTACCAAGGCGACTTGCACACCGGTGGCGGAGACCGCAAGGTTCTGCGCTATTGGGATTACTCCAACTCCCGCGAAGGCGAACTGGTGGTATTTACCCGCCAGGAAGTCAATACGCGTATTAAGGCCGTGGCCGCACGCTTGCAGCAGGTCGGCAAATTAAATGACCGCGTAGCCATCTTGGCAGGTAACTCCCCGGAGTACCTGTTTGGCTTTATCGGCGCGCTGTATGCCGGCATGGTTCCTGTGCCGCTTTATGATCCAAATGAGCCGGGCCACGCGGACCACCTCACCGCCGTGTTTGCAGACTGCCAGCCCAAGTTCGTGCTGACTAACTCGGAATCGGCGCAGGCGGTGCGCACGCACTTCTCGGCGCTGCCATCCCGTGAGCGTCCACGTATTTTGTCGGTTGATTCCTTGCCGGATTCCTTGGCGGAATCTTATGTCACCCCGCAGTCGACGCTGGAAGGCCAGCAGTTGCTGGCGATGTCGACGGTCATGCCGATCGACCAAGCCGCATTCTTGCAGTACACCTCCGGTTCAACCCGCACGCCCGCGGGCGTGGAGCTTACCAACCGCTCCATTTTGACTAACGTTTTGCAGATTTACGCTGCTGCGAAGCTGAAGATGCCGCTGCGCCTAGTTACCTGGTTGCCGCTGCACCACGACATGGGCATCATCTTGTCGCTGTTCGTAGTGATTATGGGCTTGCCATTTGAGATGATGCGTCCGCGTGACTTCATCCAGCAGCCCAAGCGCTGGATTGACCAGCTCAAACGCAAGGACATCGACGAGAAGCTCGCAGCAACCTACGCCGTTGTACCTAACTTCGCACTCGAGCTGGCTACTCGCTACGGCAAGCCAACTGAGGGCGAAGAGCTGGACTTGTCCAATATCGACGGCATCATCATTGGTTCAGAGCCAGTGACCGAAACCGCCGTGGAGAACTTCTACGAGGTATTCAAAGACTTCGGTCTAGACCGCAAGGTTCTGCGTCCATCGTACGGCTTGGCTGAGGCATCGCTGCTGGTTTCGACGCCACAAAATGATGAGCGCCCTGTGTTTAACCACTTTAACCGCGAGGCCTTGGCCAATGGCGAGGCGAAGCCTCAGGAGAAATCGGATGACACCGTGCCATTCGCGTCCAACGGTCAGGTGGTTACGGGACAGTACCTGACCATCGTGGATCCAGAAACCCGCGCCGAAGTTGAAGACGGCGTCGTGGGCGAGCTGTGGGCACATGGCGAAAACATGGCTGTGGGCTACCTCGGCCGCGAAGAAGAAACCAAGGCCACCTTCCGCAACACCTTGGGTGAGCGTTTGGCATCCGGCAGCCGCGTCGAAGGCGCGCCTGACGATGACAAGTGGATGGCCACCGGCGACTTGGGCACCATCCTGGACGGCGAGCTCTACATCACCGGCCGTTTGAAGGACCTCATTGTTATTGCAGGGCGTAACCACTACCCACAAGACATTGAAGGCACCATCCAAGAAGCAACTGACCACGTACGCCCGGACTCGATTGCGGCGTTCTCCGTGGAAGGCGAAAACACCGAGCAGTTGATTGTCTTGGTGGAGCGCGCTGATTCCGCTGATGAATCCGGCGATGCGGCAGCCACCGAAGCAATTCGTACCGCCGTTAGCAAGAACCACGGCATCGTGCCAGATGCGATTGAGTGGAAAGCACCACATGAGATCAACCGCACCTCATCCGGCAAGATTGCTCGCCGCGTAGCAAAGAAGCACTACATGGGCTAA
- a CDS encoding cutinase family protein, which produces MRKTLTILAVIIVLVVVGGGAAQYLMRETSSPSGDGDRTPAPGESTEAAPETPEQPEWCPAYEFISAPGTWESSADDDPFNPQANSRSFMLSITNPLKEQFGEDQVRVWTLPYTAQFRSVQSQQEMSYDDSRNEGRAKLEGELKWMHGECPQTQFILAGFSQGAVIVGDVADDIGGGTGVIPAESVAGVTAIADGRRENGVGINPGNKVNGIGAEIALQPVTGLVQLVVPGASMRGPRPNDFGSLADRTYQICAPSDSICDAPHNIGNAAERAMELIDANGVHALYAYNDNVIPGMTTNQWVVGWASKIINGG; this is translated from the coding sequence ATGAGAAAAACACTGACTATCCTCGCCGTCATCATTGTTCTAGTGGTGGTCGGCGGGGGAGCCGCGCAGTACTTAATGCGTGAGACTTCCAGCCCATCCGGCGATGGCGACCGCACGCCGGCGCCTGGGGAGTCTACTGAAGCTGCGCCCGAGACTCCGGAACAACCAGAATGGTGCCCGGCTTATGAGTTCATTTCTGCGCCAGGTACATGGGAATCATCGGCTGACGATGACCCCTTCAACCCGCAGGCGAACTCCCGTTCTTTCATGCTGTCTATAACTAATCCTTTGAAAGAACAATTCGGTGAAGACCAGGTACGTGTGTGGACCTTGCCTTATACCGCGCAGTTTCGCAGTGTTCAATCACAACAAGAGATGAGCTACGACGACTCCCGCAACGAAGGCCGCGCAAAGCTCGAAGGTGAGCTCAAGTGGATGCACGGTGAGTGCCCACAGACGCAGTTTATTTTGGCTGGCTTTTCCCAAGGCGCTGTGATCGTTGGTGACGTTGCCGATGATATCGGCGGCGGCACGGGTGTTATTCCTGCCGAATCCGTCGCAGGCGTAACCGCGATTGCCGATGGCCGTCGTGAAAATGGCGTCGGTATTAATCCTGGTAATAAAGTCAACGGCATCGGCGCAGAAATTGCGCTGCAGCCAGTAACCGGTTTGGTGCAGTTGGTTGTGCCGGGCGCATCCATGCGTGGGCCACGTCCGAATGACTTCGGATCTTTGGCGGATAGGACTTATCAGATCTGCGCGCCATCGGATAGCATCTGCGACGCGCCACACAATATTGGCAATGCTGCAGAACGCGCCATGGAGCTTATAGACGCCAACGGCGTGCACGCGCTCTATGCCTACAACGACAATGTTATCCCAGGCATGACCACCAATCAGTGGGTTGTGGGCTGGGCATCGAAAATCATAAACGGCGGCTAA